The Oncorhynchus mykiss isolate Arlee chromosome 20, USDA_OmykA_1.1, whole genome shotgun sequence genome includes a region encoding these proteins:
- the LOC110498743 gene encoding nucleoside diphosphate-linked moiety X motif 13-like gives MAWSIEQVDVERLCGGTFIDLRKAFFLLRGPEAPLMFSVVIVQVSDGKRCFLVRQSFFPLWMYTALAGICDTGEPMEETLRKEIAEDVGLESIPYSGSQHWPFPQSSFMMACHAAANPEKTQIKAPPWNNKRGFWVPPSYAIANRLNQEWTDQQPLKSEQDG, from the exons ATGGCAT ggTCTATAGAGCAGGTTGATGTGGAGAGGCTGTGTGGAGGAACCTTCATAGACCTGAGGAAAGCCTTCTTCCTACTGAGAGGGCCTGAGGCACCCCTT ATGTTTTCGGTGGTGATCGTACAAGTGTCTGATGGGAAAAGGTGTTTCCTGGTGAGGCAGTCCTTCTTCCCACTGTGGATGTACACTGCACTGGCAGGCATCTGTGACACGG GTGAGCCCATGGAGGAGACACTCCGCAAGGAGATAGCTGAGGATGTGGGGTTGGAGTCTATCCCGTACTCAGGCTCTCAGCACTGGCCCTTCCCACAGAGCTCCTTCATGATGGCCTGTCACGCCGCCGCCAACCCAGAAAAGACACAG ATCAAGGCACCACCTTGGAACAACAAAAGAGGGTTCTGGGTTCCACCAAGCTACGCCATAGCTAACAGGCTGAACCAGGAATGGACCGATCAACAACCTCTCAAATCAGAGCAAGATGGGTAG
- the LOC110498744 gene encoding dnaJ homolog subfamily C member 9-like gives METAGKPDNKETAFSLQITQQDILNFEKSYKNCEDEKHDLMRVYVEHKGDMDRIMENVLCATLEDETQIRAILKSAICSKGLQAHKAFTNARCVN, from the exons ATGGAGACTGCAGGAAAACCGGACAacaag GAGACTGCTTTCTCTTTGCAAATCACACAGCAAGACATCCTGAACTTTGAGAAGTCCTACAAGAACTGTGAGGATGAGAAGCATGATCTGATGCGGGTCTATGTGGAGCACAAAGGCGACATGGACAGGATCATGGAGAACGTGCTGTGTGCCACCCTGGAGGATGAGACACAGATCAGAGCCATCCTCAAGAGTGCCATCTGCTCCAAGGGGCTGCAGGCTCACAAGGCTTTCACCAACGCAAGGTGTGTGAACTAA
- the LOC110499013 gene encoding zinc finger protein 501 isoform X1: MSNFIALQTQLASVMDTLVHAAVAELGKLIEDSSVFVFSLERTQGHCEDDKLSAKLQTESQNKMTHFATLMEVLGSEALGKIIKIMDDTKFLLDFESKTFKEHGGKKAKPQASILNILSVGGMAEEHSYGGTCKTVAQTVSMQSADVEEVDIPESPLVLAVSVKDEYGQIHLGAIAERAADDAFAENSSSENQYCMISDDPPVNPTDILLESLFAQKKLFICTECGKSFSTQSNLKSHQRLHTGEKPFVCMFCNKAFAHKQSCNDHIRTHTGEKPFICGVCGKCFGKQAHLKTHSIIHTGEKPYSCSVCGKSFNLAQNLSRHQQIHTGEKIFTCLLCGKGFTRAVTLKTHQLIHTGQKPFQCNQCDKSFRHSVNLKNHQRIHTGVRPFSCDLCGKTFRQSVNLKIHKRIHTGERPFGCTECGKTFSQQSSLISHGRTHSSEKPFECSFCEKRFNNTNSLKLHQRIHTGEKPYSCEICGKTFSQGSHLRTHKKHVHAGGKQYICDKCGKRYSDKRNLKMHKCVYASI, encoded by the exons ATGTCAAATTTCATCGCGCTGCAGACCCAGCTGGCCTCCGTCATGGATACACTTGTTCACGCGGCGGTGGCCGAACTGGGTAAACTTATAGAAGACAGCTCTGTCTTCGTGTTCAGCCTGGAACGGACCCAGGGACATTGCGAGGATGACAAATTATCTGCGAAACTACAGACTGAGAGTCAGAATAAGATG aCACACTTCGCAACACTCATGGAGGTACTGGGCAGTGAGGCATTgggtaaaataataaaaattaTGGATGATACTAAGTTTTTGCTGGACTTTGAATCCAAGACCTTCAAAGAACATGGAGGGAAAAAAGCTAAACCACAAGCAAGCATCTTGAATATTCTGTCAGTTGGAGGAATGG CAGAGGAACATTCTTATGGTGGAACTTGTAAAACTGTGGCGCAAACTGTTTCAATGCAG TCTGCAGATGTGGAGGAAGTGGACATCCCAGAATCTCCCCTCGTCTTGGCTGTCTCTGTCAAAGACGAGTATGGACAAATACACCTGGGGGCCATTGCAGAGA GAGCTGCTGATGATGCTTTTGCAGAAAACTCTTCCTCAGAGAACCAATATTGTATGATTAGCGATGACCCACCAGTGAACCCCACAGACATCCTATTGGAGTCTTTGTTTGCCCAAAAGAAGCTCTTTATTTGCACAGAGTGCGGGAAAAGTTTCTCCACGCAGAGTAACCTCAAATCCCACCAGCGACTTCACACAGGTGAGAAACCATTTGTGTGCATGTTCTGCAACAAAGCCTTTGCCCACAAACAGAGTTGTAATGATCACATCCGCACCCACACTGGTGAGAAGCCTTTTATATGTGGCGTCTGTGGGAAATGTTTCGGCAAGCAGGCACACCTCAAGACCCATTCGATAATacacactggagaaaagccttacaGCTGCAGTGTGTGTGGCAAGAGCTTCAACCTGGCTCAAAATCTGTCTAGACACCAGCAAATTCACACGGGAGAGAAAATCTTCACTTGTTTGCTGTGTGGGAAAGGCTTCACACGCGCTGTAACACTGAAGACACATCAACTCATTCACACTGGACAAAAGCCCTTCCAGTGCAATCAGTGTGACAAGAGTTTCCGTCATTCTGTCAATCTGAAGAACCACCAGCGTATTCATACAGGTGTCAGGCCATTTAGCTGTGACTTGTGTGGCAAGACATTCCGTCAATCAGTGAATCTGAAAATACACAAGCGCATCCACACTGGAGAGAGGCCATTCGGCTGCACAGAATGCGGCAAGACCTTCAGTCAGCAGAGTAGTCTTATCTCTCATGGACGCACCCACTCTAGCGAGAAGCCTTTCGAGTGTAGCTTCTGTGAGAAAAGATTTAACAACACCAACAGTCTGAAGTTGCACCAGAGAatccatacaggagagaagccgtacAGCTGTGAAATCTGTGGGAAGACTTTCAGTCAGGGCAGTCATCTCCGAACTCACAAGAAGCATGTCCACGCAGGAGGGAAACAGTACATCTGTGATAAATGTGGGAAGAGGTATTCAGACAAACGGAATCTTAAgatgcacaaatgtgtttatgcCTCAATCTAA
- the LOC110499013 gene encoding zinc finger protein 501 isoform X2, protein MEVLGSEALGKIIKIMDDTKFLLDFESKTFKEHGGKKAKPQASILNILSVGGMAEEHSYGGTCKTVAQTVSMQSADVEEVDIPESPLVLAVSVKDEYGQIHLGAIAERAADDAFAENSSSENQYCMISDDPPVNPTDILLESLFAQKKLFICTECGKSFSTQSNLKSHQRLHTGEKPFVCMFCNKAFAHKQSCNDHIRTHTGEKPFICGVCGKCFGKQAHLKTHSIIHTGEKPYSCSVCGKSFNLAQNLSRHQQIHTGEKIFTCLLCGKGFTRAVTLKTHQLIHTGQKPFQCNQCDKSFRHSVNLKNHQRIHTGVRPFSCDLCGKTFRQSVNLKIHKRIHTGERPFGCTECGKTFSQQSSLISHGRTHSSEKPFECSFCEKRFNNTNSLKLHQRIHTGEKPYSCEICGKTFSQGSHLRTHKKHVHAGGKQYICDKCGKRYSDKRNLKMHKCVYASI, encoded by the exons ATGGAGGTACTGGGCAGTGAGGCATTgggtaaaataataaaaattaTGGATGATACTAAGTTTTTGCTGGACTTTGAATCCAAGACCTTCAAAGAACATGGAGGGAAAAAAGCTAAACCACAAGCAAGCATCTTGAATATTCTGTCAGTTGGAGGAATGG CAGAGGAACATTCTTATGGTGGAACTTGTAAAACTGTGGCGCAAACTGTTTCAATGCAG TCTGCAGATGTGGAGGAAGTGGACATCCCAGAATCTCCCCTCGTCTTGGCTGTCTCTGTCAAAGACGAGTATGGACAAATACACCTGGGGGCCATTGCAGAGA GAGCTGCTGATGATGCTTTTGCAGAAAACTCTTCCTCAGAGAACCAATATTGTATGATTAGCGATGACCCACCAGTGAACCCCACAGACATCCTATTGGAGTCTTTGTTTGCCCAAAAGAAGCTCTTTATTTGCACAGAGTGCGGGAAAAGTTTCTCCACGCAGAGTAACCTCAAATCCCACCAGCGACTTCACACAGGTGAGAAACCATTTGTGTGCATGTTCTGCAACAAAGCCTTTGCCCACAAACAGAGTTGTAATGATCACATCCGCACCCACACTGGTGAGAAGCCTTTTATATGTGGCGTCTGTGGGAAATGTTTCGGCAAGCAGGCACACCTCAAGACCCATTCGATAATacacactggagaaaagccttacaGCTGCAGTGTGTGTGGCAAGAGCTTCAACCTGGCTCAAAATCTGTCTAGACACCAGCAAATTCACACGGGAGAGAAAATCTTCACTTGTTTGCTGTGTGGGAAAGGCTTCACACGCGCTGTAACACTGAAGACACATCAACTCATTCACACTGGACAAAAGCCCTTCCAGTGCAATCAGTGTGACAAGAGTTTCCGTCATTCTGTCAATCTGAAGAACCACCAGCGTATTCATACAGGTGTCAGGCCATTTAGCTGTGACTTGTGTGGCAAGACATTCCGTCAATCAGTGAATCTGAAAATACACAAGCGCATCCACACTGGAGAGAGGCCATTCGGCTGCACAGAATGCGGCAAGACCTTCAGTCAGCAGAGTAGTCTTATCTCTCATGGACGCACCCACTCTAGCGAGAAGCCTTTCGAGTGTAGCTTCTGTGAGAAAAGATTTAACAACACCAACAGTCTGAAGTTGCACCAGAGAatccatacaggagagaagccgtacAGCTGTGAAATCTGTGGGAAGACTTTCAGTCAGGGCAGTCATCTCCGAACTCACAAGAAGCATGTCCACGCAGGAGGGAAACAGTACATCTGTGATAAATGTGGGAAGAGGTATTCAGACAAACGGAATCTTAAgatgcacaaatgtgtttatgcCTCAATCTAA